In Chitinophaga nivalis, a single genomic region encodes these proteins:
- a CDS encoding dihydrofolate reductase family protein: MKKVILNLAVSLDGFIEGPNGEVDWCIMEEDMHFDAFIESIDTIFYGRVSYDAWGNFQPDENTSPAEKAMWQGIHAKHKFVFSKQDRTAEKATFIADDIVSKVTAIKQENGKDIWLYGGAGLIKTFINLGLIDIYKISVHPVALGSGKPLFEALKGRVGLILTGTRVFKSGVVELTYEPEKQLIANS; the protein is encoded by the coding sequence ATGAAAAAAGTAATTTTAAATTTAGCCGTTAGCTTAGATGGTTTTATTGAAGGCCCCAACGGAGAAGTAGATTGGTGTATCATGGAAGAAGATATGCATTTTGATGCCTTCATAGAGAGCATTGATACGATATTCTATGGGAGAGTGAGTTATGATGCGTGGGGAAATTTTCAACCGGATGAAAATACCAGTCCGGCAGAAAAGGCAATGTGGCAGGGAATACATGCTAAGCACAAATTTGTTTTTTCAAAGCAAGACCGAACAGCCGAAAAAGCGACTTTCATTGCAGATGATATTGTCAGCAAAGTAACCGCCATAAAGCAAGAAAACGGAAAGGATATCTGGTTGTACGGTGGTGCTGGTCTGATTAAGACGTTCATCAACCTGGGCCTTATTGATATCTATAAAATATCTGTTCACCCGGTGGCATTGGGTAGCGGAAAGCCGTTATTTGAAGCCTTGAAAGGACGCGTGGGACTGATATTGACCGGCACACGCGTATTTAAATCAGGCGTTGTGGAATTGACATACGAACCGGAAAAACAGCTAATCGCTAATAGTTGA